From a region of the Alnus glutinosa chromosome 1, dhAlnGlut1.1, whole genome shotgun sequence genome:
- the LOC133872712 gene encoding inosine triphosphate pyrophosphatase isoform X1 yields the protein MAAAAAARASGLMVSRPVTFVTGNAKKLEEVRAILGNSIPFQSLKLDLPELQGEPEDISKEKARLAAIEVNGPVLVEDTCLCFNALKGLPGVSTFMTLEVSTLELSDSFSLILFDPSNCCSNKWFLQKIGHEGLNNLLMAYDDKSADALCAFSFALGPNAEPITFLGKTPGKIVPPRGPNDFGWDPIFQPDGYEQTYAEMPKEEKNKISHRSRALALVKSHFAEAGYTFQKDSSV from the exons AtggccgccgccgccgccgcaaGAGCATCGGGTTTGATGGTGTCACGGCCGGTGACCTTTGTGACGGGCAACGCCAAGAAGCTCGAGGAAGTCCGAGCCATATTGGGAAACTCCATTCCTTTTCAGTCCCTCAAGCTTGATT TGCCAGAATTGCAAGGCGAGCCTGAAGATATCTCCAAAGAGAAGGCTCGCTTGGCTGCCATTGAG GTGAATGGGCCGGTGCTGGTGGAAGACACTTGCCTCTGTTTCAATGCTCTAAAGGGTCTACCTg GTGTGTCAACTTTCATGACTCTAGAGGTTTCGACTTTGGAGTTGAGTGATTCTTTCTCCCTTATCCTTTTTGATCCTTCAAATTGCTGTTCCAA CAAGTGGTTCCTGCAGAAGATTGGCCATGAAG GTCTGAACAATCTGTTGATGGCGTATGATGATAAATCAGCTGATGCTTTGTGTGCATTTTCTTTTGCTCTTGGGCCCAATGCTGAACCAATTACATTCCTGGGGAAAACTCCG GGGAAGATAGTTCCTCCAAGGGGACCTAATGATTTTGGATGGGATCCTATTTTTCAACCTGATGGCTATGAGCAAAC ATATGCAGAGATgccaaaggaagaaaagaataagattTCTCACCGCTCAAGGGCCCTTGCTCTGGTGAAATCTCATTTTGCAGAAGCTGGATACACTTTCCAGAAAGACTCCTCTGTCTGA
- the LOC133872698 gene encoding probable pectate lyase 1 isoform X2 — translation MAVSTKWVGLSLVVLVMLLVGAMGTARKDQIPETSSEEAEGLKEHAVDDPEEVVSMVEMSIRNSTERRKLGFFSCGTGNPIDDCWRCDPDWQKNRKRLADCGIGFGRNAVGGRDGRFYVVTDPSDNDPVNPRPGTLRHAVIQDEPLWIVFKRDMVIQLKQELIMNSFKTIDGRGVNVHIANGACITIQFVTNIIIHGLHIHDCKPTGNAMVRSSPSHFGWRTMADGDAISIFGSSHIWVDHNSLSKCADGLVDAVMGSTSITISNNHLTHHNEVMLLGHSDSYTRDKQMQVTIAYNHFGEGLIQRMPRCRHGYFHVVNNDYTHWEMYAIGGSANPTINSQGNRYNAPINPFAKEVTKRVETAASQWKGWNWRSEGDLLLNGAYFTPSGAGASASYARASSLGAKSSSMVGSMTSNAGALGCRRGRQC, via the exons ATGGCGGTGTCTACGAAATGGGTTGGTCTGAGCTTAGTCGTGCTGGTGATGTTGTTAGTTGGGGCAATGGGCACGGCACGGAAGGACCAGATCCCAGAAACCAG TTCGGAAGAGGCTGAGGGCTTGAAGGAGCATGCGGTGGATGATCCGGAGGAGGTGGTCTCCATGGTGGAGAT GAGCATCCGCAACAGCACTGAGAGGAGGAAGCTGGGCTTCTTCTCATGCGGAACCGGCAATCCCATTGATGACTGCTGGCGTTGTGACCCCGATTGGCAAAAAAACCGCAAACGCCTTGCAGACTGTGGCATTGGTTTTGGTAGGAATGCAGTTGGTGGCCGTGACGGCCGCTTCTATGTCGTCACCGACCCCAGTGACAATGACCCTGTCAACCCCAGGCCCGGCACTTTGCGCCACGCTGTCATCCAGGACGAACCTCTGTGGATTGTGTTCAAGCGGGACATGGTGATACAATTGAAGCAGGAGCTGATCATGAACAGCTTCAAGACCATTGATGGTCGTGGGGTCAATGTCCACATTGCTAATGGAGCATGCATCACCATCCAGTTTGTCACTAATATTATAATTCACGGTCTACACATCCATGATTGCAAGCCTACTGGCAATGCCATGGTGAGAAGCTCGCCAAGTCACTTTGGGTGGAGGACAATGGCTGATGGTGATGCCATTTCCATTTTCGGGTCAAGTCACATATGGGTTGATCACAACTCTCTCTCTAAATGTGCTGATGGCCTTGTTGATGCTGTCATGGGCTCAACTTCGATTACCATTTCCAACAACCATCTCACCCACCACAATGAG gttatgcTGTTGGGCCATAGTGATTCTTACACCCGAGACAAGCAAATGCAAGTAACCATCGCGTACAACCATTTTGGAGAGGGACTGATCCAGAGAATGCCTAG GTGTAGACATGGATACTTCCATGTTGTGAACAATGACTACACTCACTGGGAGATGTATGCCATCGGTGGAAGCGCAAATCCCACAATCAATAGCCAGGGCAACAGATATAATGCACCAATCAACCCCTTTGCTAAAGAG GTGACAAAGAGGGTAGAAACAGCTGCAAGCCAGTGGAAGGGCTGGAATTGGAGGTCAGAGGGAGATTTGCTGTTGAATGGGGCGTATTTCACTCCCTCAGGAGCTGGAGCTTCAGCCAGCTACGCCAGGGCTTCGAGCTTGGGTGCCAAGTCGTCTTCTATGGTTGGCTCTATGACCTCCAACGCCGGTGCGCTTGGTTGCCGTAGAGGCCGCCAGTGCTAG
- the LOC133872698 gene encoding probable pectate lyase 8 isoform X1 translates to MAVSTKWVGLSLVVLVMLLVGAMGTARKDQIPETSNGGTEQLQSSSNSSMAASSEEAEGLKEHAVDDPEEVVSMVEMSIRNSTERRKLGFFSCGTGNPIDDCWRCDPDWQKNRKRLADCGIGFGRNAVGGRDGRFYVVTDPSDNDPVNPRPGTLRHAVIQDEPLWIVFKRDMVIQLKQELIMNSFKTIDGRGVNVHIANGACITIQFVTNIIIHGLHIHDCKPTGNAMVRSSPSHFGWRTMADGDAISIFGSSHIWVDHNSLSKCADGLVDAVMGSTSITISNNHLTHHNEVMLLGHSDSYTRDKQMQVTIAYNHFGEGLIQRMPRCRHGYFHVVNNDYTHWEMYAIGGSANPTINSQGNRYNAPINPFAKEVTKRVETAASQWKGWNWRSEGDLLLNGAYFTPSGAGASASYARASSLGAKSSSMVGSMTSNAGALGCRRGRQC, encoded by the exons ATGGCGGTGTCTACGAAATGGGTTGGTCTGAGCTTAGTCGTGCTGGTGATGTTGTTAGTTGGGGCAATGGGCACGGCACGGAAGGACCAGATCCCAGAAACCAG CAATGGGGGAACAGAGCAATTGCAGAGCTCGAGCAACTCATCAATGGCGGCGAG TTCGGAAGAGGCTGAGGGCTTGAAGGAGCATGCGGTGGATGATCCGGAGGAGGTGGTCTCCATGGTGGAGAT GAGCATCCGCAACAGCACTGAGAGGAGGAAGCTGGGCTTCTTCTCATGCGGAACCGGCAATCCCATTGATGACTGCTGGCGTTGTGACCCCGATTGGCAAAAAAACCGCAAACGCCTTGCAGACTGTGGCATTGGTTTTGGTAGGAATGCAGTTGGTGGCCGTGACGGCCGCTTCTATGTCGTCACCGACCCCAGTGACAATGACCCTGTCAACCCCAGGCCCGGCACTTTGCGCCACGCTGTCATCCAGGACGAACCTCTGTGGATTGTGTTCAAGCGGGACATGGTGATACAATTGAAGCAGGAGCTGATCATGAACAGCTTCAAGACCATTGATGGTCGTGGGGTCAATGTCCACATTGCTAATGGAGCATGCATCACCATCCAGTTTGTCACTAATATTATAATTCACGGTCTACACATCCATGATTGCAAGCCTACTGGCAATGCCATGGTGAGAAGCTCGCCAAGTCACTTTGGGTGGAGGACAATGGCTGATGGTGATGCCATTTCCATTTTCGGGTCAAGTCACATATGGGTTGATCACAACTCTCTCTCTAAATGTGCTGATGGCCTTGTTGATGCTGTCATGGGCTCAACTTCGATTACCATTTCCAACAACCATCTCACCCACCACAATGAG gttatgcTGTTGGGCCATAGTGATTCTTACACCCGAGACAAGCAAATGCAAGTAACCATCGCGTACAACCATTTTGGAGAGGGACTGATCCAGAGAATGCCTAG GTGTAGACATGGATACTTCCATGTTGTGAACAATGACTACACTCACTGGGAGATGTATGCCATCGGTGGAAGCGCAAATCCCACAATCAATAGCCAGGGCAACAGATATAATGCACCAATCAACCCCTTTGCTAAAGAG GTGACAAAGAGGGTAGAAACAGCTGCAAGCCAGTGGAAGGGCTGGAATTGGAGGTCAGAGGGAGATTTGCTGTTGAATGGGGCGTATTTCACTCCCTCAGGAGCTGGAGCTTCAGCCAGCTACGCCAGGGCTTCGAGCTTGGGTGCCAAGTCGTCTTCTATGGTTGGCTCTATGACCTCCAACGCCGGTGCGCTTGGTTGCCGTAGAGGCCGCCAGTGCTAG
- the LOC133872712 gene encoding inosine triphosphate pyrophosphatase isoform X3, with product MAAAAAARASGLMVSRPVTFVTGNAKKLEEVRAILGNSIPFQSLKLDLPELQGEPEDISKEKARLAAIEVNGPVLVEDTCLCFNALKGLPGPYIKWFLQKIGHEGLNNLLMAYDDKSADALCAFSFALGPNAEPITFLGKTPGKIVPPRGPNDFGWDPIFQPDGYEQTYAEMPKEEKNKISHRSRALALVKSHFAEAGYTFQKDSSV from the exons AtggccgccgccgccgccgcaaGAGCATCGGGTTTGATGGTGTCACGGCCGGTGACCTTTGTGACGGGCAACGCCAAGAAGCTCGAGGAAGTCCGAGCCATATTGGGAAACTCCATTCCTTTTCAGTCCCTCAAGCTTGATT TGCCAGAATTGCAAGGCGAGCCTGAAGATATCTCCAAAGAGAAGGCTCGCTTGGCTGCCATTGAG GTGAATGGGCCGGTGCTGGTGGAAGACACTTGCCTCTGTTTCAATGCTCTAAAGGGTCTACCTg GGCCATACAT CAAGTGGTTCCTGCAGAAGATTGGCCATGAAG GTCTGAACAATCTGTTGATGGCGTATGATGATAAATCAGCTGATGCTTTGTGTGCATTTTCTTTTGCTCTTGGGCCCAATGCTGAACCAATTACATTCCTGGGGAAAACTCCG GGGAAGATAGTTCCTCCAAGGGGACCTAATGATTTTGGATGGGATCCTATTTTTCAACCTGATGGCTATGAGCAAAC ATATGCAGAGATgccaaaggaagaaaagaataagattTCTCACCGCTCAAGGGCCCTTGCTCTGGTGAAATCTCATTTTGCAGAAGCTGGATACACTTTCCAGAAAGACTCCTCTGTCTGA
- the LOC133872712 gene encoding inosine triphosphate pyrophosphatase isoform X2 — MAAAAAARASGLMVSRPVTFVTGNAKKLEEVRAILGNSIPFQSLKLDLPELQGEPEDISKEKARLAAIEVNGPVLVEDTCLCFNALKGLPGVSTFMTLEVSTLDKWFLQKIGHEGLNNLLMAYDDKSADALCAFSFALGPNAEPITFLGKTPGKIVPPRGPNDFGWDPIFQPDGYEQTYAEMPKEEKNKISHRSRALALVKSHFAEAGYTFQKDSSV, encoded by the exons AtggccgccgccgccgccgcaaGAGCATCGGGTTTGATGGTGTCACGGCCGGTGACCTTTGTGACGGGCAACGCCAAGAAGCTCGAGGAAGTCCGAGCCATATTGGGAAACTCCATTCCTTTTCAGTCCCTCAAGCTTGATT TGCCAGAATTGCAAGGCGAGCCTGAAGATATCTCCAAAGAGAAGGCTCGCTTGGCTGCCATTGAG GTGAATGGGCCGGTGCTGGTGGAAGACACTTGCCTCTGTTTCAATGCTCTAAAGGGTCTACCTg GTGTGTCAACTTTCATGACTCTAGAGGTTTCGACTTTGGA CAAGTGGTTCCTGCAGAAGATTGGCCATGAAG GTCTGAACAATCTGTTGATGGCGTATGATGATAAATCAGCTGATGCTTTGTGTGCATTTTCTTTTGCTCTTGGGCCCAATGCTGAACCAATTACATTCCTGGGGAAAACTCCG GGGAAGATAGTTCCTCCAAGGGGACCTAATGATTTTGGATGGGATCCTATTTTTCAACCTGATGGCTATGAGCAAAC ATATGCAGAGATgccaaaggaagaaaagaataagattTCTCACCGCTCAAGGGCCCTTGCTCTGGTGAAATCTCATTTTGCAGAAGCTGGATACACTTTCCAGAAAGACTCCTCTGTCTGA